A region from the Pleurocapsa minor HA4230-MV1 genome encodes:
- a CDS encoding CTP synthase, with the protein MTKFVFITGGVVSSIGKGIVAASLGRLLKSRNYSVSILKLDPYINVDPGTMSPYQHGEVFVTDDGAETDLDLGHYERFTDTSMSRLNSVTTGSIYQAVINKERRGDYEGGTVQVIPHITNEIKARIHRVASNTGSDVVLTEIGGTVGDIESLPFMEAIRQFRKDVGKNNVVYMHVTLIPWIPAAGEMKTKPTQHSVKELRSIGIQPDVLVCRSDRPLFPGIKEKIAEFCDVEVNSVVTSLDASTIYEVPLILEQEGLAQRTIELLQLEQREPDLKDWRNLVIKMNSTRTKITVAIVGKYIRLSDAYLSVVEALGHGAIEADCEVNLRWISAEDIETHGAAKYLHDVGGVIVPGGFGIRGVDGKVAAIEYARSTNLPFLGLCLGMQCCAIEWARNVAKLDDANSAEFDSETSNPVINILPEQQDVIDLGGTMRLGTYPCRLKSDTLAYSLYQNEVIYERHRHRYEFNNAYRSLLLETNYEISGTSPDGRLVEIIEMPNHPFFIATQFHPEFRSRPNNPHPLFLGLVRAALKRNSISIEEHTSTAASVS; encoded by the coding sequence ATGACTAAATTTGTATTTATTACTGGCGGGGTAGTCTCAAGTATCGGTAAAGGAATCGTGGCAGCTAGTTTAGGTCGATTATTGAAATCGCGCAACTATTCCGTCTCGATTCTCAAGCTCGATCCCTACATCAACGTCGATCCAGGCACTATGAGTCCTTATCAACACGGAGAAGTTTTTGTAACTGATGATGGTGCAGAAACCGATCTCGACCTAGGTCATTATGAACGTTTTACTGATACTTCAATGTCCCGTCTTAATAGTGTCACTACAGGCTCTATTTATCAGGCGGTAATCAATAAAGAAAGAAGAGGCGATTATGAGGGGGGTACAGTTCAGGTTATTCCCCACATTACTAATGAAATTAAAGCCAGAATCCATCGAGTTGCCAGTAATACAGGCTCGGATGTAGTCCTGACGGAAATTGGCGGTACGGTGGGGGATATTGAATCTTTGCCTTTTATGGAAGCGATTCGTCAATTTCGTAAAGACGTGGGCAAAAACAATGTCGTTTATATGCACGTTACTCTAATTCCCTGGATTCCCGCTGCGGGAGAAATGAAAACTAAGCCGACTCAGCATTCAGTCAAAGAATTACGTTCCATCGGCATCCAGCCTGATGTTTTGGTTTGCCGTAGCGATCGCCCTTTGTTTCCTGGAATTAAGGAAAAGATTGCCGAATTTTGCGATGTGGAAGTCAATTCGGTGGTTACTTCTCTCGATGCCAGCACGATTTATGAAGTGCCTCTCATTTTAGAACAAGAAGGGCTAGCCCAAAGAACTATCGAGTTACTACAGCTTGAACAGCGCGAACCAGACTTAAAAGACTGGCGTAATTTAGTCATTAAAATGAATTCTACCCGCACCAAAATTACCGTGGCGATCGTCGGTAAATACATCCGACTCAGCGATGCTTATTTATCGGTGGTAGAAGCATTAGGACATGGAGCGATCGAGGCAGACTGTGAGGTAAACTTACGTTGGATCAGCGCCGAAGATATCGAAACTCATGGTGCAGCTAAATATCTTCATGACGTGGGTGGTGTTATCGTACCTGGTGGCTTTGGCATTCGGGGGGTAGACGGTAAAGTAGCAGCGATTGAATATGCTCGTTCGACCAATTTACCTTTTTTAGGTTTGTGTCTGGGGATGCAGTGCTGTGCGATTGAGTGGGCGCGTAATGTAGCCAAATTAGATGATGCCAATAGCGCTGAATTTGACTCGGAAACATCTAATCCCGTGATCAATATTTTACCCGAACAACAAGACGTTATTGATTTAGGAGGTACTATGCGCCTGGGAACATATCCCTGTCGCTTAAAATCAGATACCCTGGCTTACTCTCTATATCAAAATGAAGTGATTTATGAACGTCATCGTCATCGATATGAGTTTAATAATGCTTATCGCAGCCTGTTGTTAGAAACAAACTACGAAATTAGTGGTACGTCTCCGGATGGACGTTTGGTAGAAATAATTGAAATGCCAAATCATCCTTTCTTTATTGCGACTCAATTTCATCCAGAGTTCCGTTCTCGTCCTAATAATCCGCATCCACTGTTTTTAGGGTTAGTTCGAGCAGCTTTGAAAAGAAATAGTATCTCAATTGAAGAACATACTTCTACTGCCGCTTCAGTAAGCTAA
- a CDS encoding MtnX-like HAD-IB family phosphatase, with protein sequence MNSSRVVFCDFDGTITAKDTFVSMLEKFAPKTAARLLPAIFRREISLKEGIDKTLGAIPVQHYPAMIDFIAQQPVRPGLKEFIEFLNDATIPFVVISGGLTSMVTAVLEHQQLLDGVTAIYAGKVETRGEFLQPYSAISSDTEFVAKEIVMAQYSAQEKIAIGDSVTDINMSLAADLVFARDRLKQYLDVENKPYVQWHDFWEIRDYLAASWQVNV encoded by the coding sequence ATGAATTCTTCACGAGTTGTTTTCTGTGATTTTGATGGCACAATTACCGCTAAAGATACTTTTGTCAGTATGCTCGAAAAATTTGCCCCCAAAACGGCAGCCCGACTGTTACCCGCAATTTTTCGCCGAGAAATAAGCCTCAAAGAAGGTATAGACAAAACTTTAGGTGCAATTCCTGTTCAACATTATCCAGCTATGATTGACTTTATTGCCCAACAACCAGTTCGTCCAGGACTTAAAGAATTTATAGAATTTCTTAATGATGCCACAATTCCTTTCGTGGTCATTTCAGGTGGACTAACAAGTATGGTTACAGCAGTATTAGAACATCAGCAATTGCTGGATGGCGTTACAGCTATCTATGCAGGGAAAGTCGAGACTAGAGGCGAATTTTTACAGCCTTATTCCGCAATTTCTAGCGATACAGAGTTTGTCGCTAAAGAGATCGTCATGGCACAGTATTCGGCTCAAGAAAAAATAGCGATCGGCGATTCCGTAACAGATATTAACATGTCTCTAGCTGCGGATTTGGTGTTTGCCCGCGATCGCCTTAAGCAGTATTTGGATGTTGAAAACAAGCCTTATGTTCAGTGGCATGATTTTTGGGAAATCCGAGACTATTTAGCTGCTAGTTGGCAAGTCAATGTGTGA
- a CDS encoding DUF2839 domain-containing protein, translating to MGESKRRKSALGTEYGQKSDRILPWLPITKAQAEKFINITSKGAWIGIGIMIAVWVTVRFIGPAFGFWEVY from the coding sequence ATGGGAGAATCAAAACGCCGTAAATCAGCATTGGGAACAGAATATGGTCAAAAGTCTGACAGAATACTTCCCTGGCTGCCAATTACCAAAGCTCAAGCAGAAAAATTTATTAACATAACTAGTAAGGGAGCTTGGATTGGGATTGGTATCATGATTGCTGTTTGGGTGACCGTCAGATTTATTGGCCCAGCATTCGGTTTCTGGGAAGTTTATTAA
- a CDS encoding CPP1-like family protein → MSEQNPYEQLGVTENSSFEEIQAAKKRLYEQHGHDHTVLEEVEIAYDSIIMDRLRLRQEGKIKVPEKIRFPERNAEKTLKVPQIVNDKSAVWLQDLVDTPSQTDILWPSGIFLTLSAIAVFSSNSEASILPLLMALGFIANIYFLNRKEGRSGRAFLISFVALFAGIAIGTGLANLVLSQGGITALDHNQFAATVTFCLFWLVSCFLR, encoded by the coding sequence ATGAGCGAACAAAATCCCTACGAACAACTTGGGGTCACAGAAAATTCTTCATTTGAAGAAATACAGGCTGCCAAAAAGAGACTTTATGAACAACATGGTCACGATCATACCGTACTAGAAGAAGTAGAAATCGCTTACGATTCAATCATTATGGATCGCTTGCGGTTGCGTCAAGAAGGTAAAATTAAAGTTCCCGAAAAAATTCGTTTTCCTGAACGTAATGCGGAAAAAACTTTAAAAGTTCCCCAGATCGTTAACGATAAATCTGCTGTTTGGTTACAAGATTTAGTAGATACACCTTCTCAAACAGATATTCTTTGGCCATCGGGTATTTTCTTAACCCTATCAGCGATCGCCGTATTTTCTTCCAATAGTGAAGCCTCGATTCTTCCGCTATTAATGGCTTTGGGCTTTATTGCTAATATTTACTTTCTCAATCGTAAAGAAGGACGCTCAGGTAGAGCATTTTTGATTAGCTTTGTGGCTTTGTTTGCTGGGATCGCGATCGGCACAGGTTTAGCCAACCTAGTCTTAAGTCAGGGAGGGATTACTGCTTTAGATCATAATCAGTTTGCTGCTACCGTAACTTTCTGTTTATTTTGGCTCGTAAGCTGCTTTTTACGTTAA
- a CDS encoding peroxiredoxin gives MALSVGSAAPAFTTVDDEGNSVSLADFQGKTVVLYFYPKDDTPGCTKQAQSFRDNFAEYQEQEMVVLGVSQDDRASHQKFKEKYGLPFKLLVDSDGTITKAYDVDGGGYAKRVTYIIDADGTIAHVDSNVNTSTHATDILTSIG, from the coding sequence ATGGCTTTATCCGTTGGTTCTGCTGCTCCAGCTTTTACCACTGTTGATGATGAAGGAAACAGTGTTTCTCTAGCCGATTTCCAGGGTAAGACAGTTGTTCTATATTTTTATCCCAAAGACGACACTCCAGGTTGTACAAAACAAGCCCAAAGTTTCCGTGATAATTTCGCTGAATATCAAGAGCAAGAAATGGTAGTTTTAGGAGTGAGCCAAGACGATCGGGCTTCTCATCAAAAATTCAAAGAGAAGTATGGTTTACCGTTCAAACTATTAGTCGATAGCGACGGTACCATTACCAAAGCTTACGATGTTGATGGTGGTGGCTACGCTAAGCGTGTTACCTACATTATCGATGCTGATGGCACAATTGCTCACGTGGACAGTAATGTGAACACTAGCACTCATGCTACAGATATTTTGACCAGTATTGGTTAA
- the pstC gene encoding phosphate ABC transporter permease subunit PstC, with protein sequence MNHQASKIEARSGVERTLDSAFYWSAKLLALAIAGILVWITIQVAIAAMPAIKQFGFGFITTSSWNPVKEQYGVWPAIYGTITSSFIALAISVPIGLGVAIFLSEDYLPPAVQRITVFLVELLAAVPSVVYGLWGIFVLIPFLKGFTPLKGQGMLPAALILSVMILPTIAAIGRDAITNVEPGMRQAALGLGATRWETIIQIILPAASSGIIGGIMLALGRALGETMAVTMLIGNSNRVAAFDIFAPSNTVSSLLANQFAEASGLQVAALMYAALILFFITLVVNILAQLFVTRLQRI encoded by the coding sequence ATGAATCATCAAGCGTCAAAGATAGAGGCTCGTTCAGGAGTTGAAAGAACTTTAGACAGTGCTTTTTATTGGTCAGCTAAACTTTTGGCTTTGGCGATCGCTGGTATTTTAGTTTGGATTACCATTCAAGTAGCGATCGCTGCCATGCCAGCAATCAAACAATTTGGCTTCGGATTTATCACTACTAGCAGTTGGAATCCTGTCAAAGAACAATATGGAGTTTGGCCAGCAATCTACGGTACTATCACTAGCTCTTTCATTGCCTTGGCGATTTCAGTGCCAATTGGTTTGGGAGTAGCAATTTTTCTGAGTGAAGATTATCTACCTCCTGCTGTTCAAAGAATCACTGTATTTTTGGTGGAATTATTAGCAGCCGTTCCTAGTGTAGTTTACGGTCTATGGGGTATCTTTGTCTTAATTCCCTTTCTCAAAGGTTTTACGCCTTTAAAGGGGCAGGGGATGTTGCCTGCTGCGTTGATTTTGTCAGTAATGATCTTACCTACGATTGCTGCTATTGGTCGTGATGCCATTACGAACGTCGAGCCTGGTATGAGGCAAGCTGCCTTGGGTTTAGGCGCTACTCGTTGGGAAACAATTATCCAAATAATTCTGCCTGCTGCATCTTCAGGTATTATTGGCGGAATCATGTTGGCTCTTGGTCGAGCATTAGGCGAAACTATGGCCGTCACCATGTTAATTGGTAATTCTAACCGAGTGGCTGCTTTCGATATATTTGCTCCTTCCAATACAGTTTCATCTCTACTGGCGAATCAGTTTGCCGAAGCCAGTGGATTACAAGTGGCAGCCTTGATGTATGCAGCTTTAATTCTGTTTTTCATTACTCTAGTAGTAAATATTTTGGCTCAGTTATTCGTAACTAGACTGCAAAGAATTTAG